In one window of Calypte anna isolate BGI_N300 chromosome 1, bCalAnn1_v1.p, whole genome shotgun sequence DNA:
- the KDM7A gene encoding lysine-specific demethylase 7A isoform X1 codes for MAGAAAAAAAATPVYCVCREPYDVSRFMIECDICKDWFHGSCVGVEEHHAVDIDLYHCPNCAIFHGPSLMKKRRNWHRHDYTELDDGSKPVQAGTRTFVKQLRARSFPSADEVILKMHGSQLTQRYLEKHGFDVPIMVPKLDGLGLRLPPPTFSVLDVERYVGGDKVIDVIDVARQADSKMKLHNYIKYFTNPDRPKVLNVISLEFSDTKMSELVEVPDIARKLSWVENYWPDDSVFPKPFVQKYCLMGVQDSYTDFHIDFGGTSVWYHVLWGEKIFYLIKPTDENLALYESWSSSVTQSEVYFGDKVDKCYKCVVKQGHTLFVPTGWIHAVLTSQDCMAFGGNFLHNLNIGMQLRCYEMEKRLKTPDLFKFPFFEAICWFVAKNLLETLKELREDGFQPPSYLVQGVKALLTALKLWMKKELVTEHAFEIPDNIRPGHLIKELSKVIRSVEEENSKLVKTQGILGVCPTSRSLHETTSPHHSRRRVRKLRDHATKTPSNLDILELHTREVLKRLEMSPWEEDTASSKLNGRFNKPFQPSSTVPEWRTKDNDLRLLLSNGRIIRDERRPFTDRSLYTADSEDEDDRTRSKKTTVKVEDQPSGYEGEGNADTQKPLNMFFESVKSELRNGSSEYSDISDSEESEPDCTTQQKDSSSEESESSGDEEKQEVTSNFKEESKVVRDFCQKTQKPSRNETPSKKECPTSTSTEEEAIQGMLSMAGLHYTTCLPGHTQSTDCTDRRTSLQEHGSYPRSRHKDRQPSQSHKIMECGRSVKEEEGDVGTSSWARHLNEASRITPPDTSRTQKYIKRESASEANHKVQENRSVVHNNSLSFQHGKYTRDSTLIQGECRLSDGSLSPDRPFGETSLSVPLHPTKRPASNPPPISNQATKGKRPKKGMATAKQRLGKILKLNRNGHARFFV; via the exons tgaagaagaggaggaactgGCACAGGCATGACTACACGGAGTTGGATGATGGTTCCAAACCAGTGCAGGCTGGAACACGGACCTTTGTTAAACAGCTGCGGGCTCGCTCTTTCCCAAG TGCTGatgaagtaattttgaaaatgcatGGAAGCCAGCTGACACAAAGATACTTGGAGAAACATGGGTTTGATGTTCCCATTATGGTTCCTAAATTAGATGGTCTGGGGCTCAGACTTCCTCCGCCAACTTTCTCAGTTTTAGATGTGGAACGTTACGTAG GTGGTGACAAAGTGATAGACGTAATAGATGTAGCAAGACAAGCAGACAGCAAAATGAAGCTCCATAATTATATTAAGTATTTCACAAATCCTGACCGACCAAAAGTATTGAATGTGATCAGCCTGGAATTCTCAGACACCAA gatgtCTGAATTGGTGGAAGTACCAGATATTGCCAGAAAGCTTTCATGGGTGGAAAATTATTGGCCAGATGATTCTGTCTTCCCTAAGCCTTTTGTTCAGAAGTATTGCTTGATGGGTGTCCAGGACAGCTATACTGATTTTCATATCGATTTTGGAGGAACATCAGTTTGGTACCATGTTCTCTGG GGTGAGAAGATATTCTATTTGATCAAGCCCACTGATGAAAATTTAGCTCTCTATGAGTCTTGGAGCTCATCTGTCACCCAGAGTGAAGTGTATTTTGGGGACAAGGTTGACAAGTGTTACAAATGTGTTGTGAAGCAAGGACATACCTTATTTGTTCCAACAG GCTGGATTCACGCTGTGCTCACATCTCAGGATTGTATGGCTTTTGGAGGAAACTTTTTGCACAACCTCAATATTGGCATGCAGCTCAG GTGTTATGAAATGGAGAAGAGGCTAAAAACCCCGGATCTTTtcaaatttcctttctttgaagCCATCTGTTGGTTTGTGGCCAAAAACTTACTGGAAACATTGAAAG AACTGAGGGAAGATGGTTTTCAACCTCCAAGCTATTTAGTGCAAGGAGTGAAGGCTTTACttactgctttaaaattatGGATGAAAAAAGAA CTTGTAACAGAACATGCCTTTGAAATTCCAGACAACATTAGGCCTGGGCATCTCATAAAAGAGCTCTCAAAAGTGATTCGTTCTGTGGAG gaggaaaacagcaaaCTAGTTAAAACTCAGGGAATTCTTGGTGTGTGTCCAACTTCGCGGTCTTTGCACGAAACAACTTCCCCTCACCACTCCAGACGAAGGGTGAGGAAACTGCGAGACCACGCTACCAAAACTCCTTCTAATCTGGACATCTTGGAACTCCACACCAGGGAGGTACTGAAAAGGCTGGAGATGTCACCGTGGGAGGAG gATACTGCAAGCTCAAAACTGAATGGGAGATTTAACAAGCCCTTTCAGCCATCTTCTACAGTACCTGAATGGCGAACAAAAGACAATGATCTTCGCCTTCTGCTGTCAAATGGAAGAATAATTAG AGATGAGAGACGCCCATTTACAGATCGAAGTCTTTACACAGCAGATAGTGAGGATGaagatgacaggacaaggtcgaaaaaaacaactgttaaGGTTGAAGATCAGCCCTCAGGATATGAAGGAGAAGGGAATGCAGATACCCAGAAGCCACTGAACA tgtTCTTTGAAAGTGTGAAATCAGAACTCAGGAATGGATCCTCAGAGTACTCTGATATTTCTGATTCAGAAGAATCTGAGCCTGATTGCACTACACAG CAGAAGGATTCCTCCTCAGAGGAGTCAGAAAGCTCAGGTGatgaagagaaacaagaagtAACATCAAATTTCAAAGAGGAATCTAAGGTCGTGAGAGACTTTTGtcaaaaaacccagaagccATCCAGAAACGAAACTCCCAGTAAAAA ggAATGTCCTACCTCGACAAGTACAGAAGAAGAAGCTATTCAGGGCATGCTTTCTATGGCAGGATTGCACTATACTACATGTTTACCAGGTCATACTCAAAGCACAGACTGCACAGATAGAAGAACCTCTCTTCAGGAACACGGAAGCTACCCCAGGAGTCGGCATAAAGACAGGCAGCCCTCTCAGAGCCACAAAATAATGGAATGTG GTCGGTCtgtgaaggaagaggagggagatgtGGGGACTTCATCATGGGCTAGACATTTGAATGAAGCTTCAAGGATTACCCCTCCg GATACAAGTAGAACTCAAAAATACATCAAGAGAGAGAGTGCATCAGAAGCCAACCATAAGgttcaggaaaacagaagtgtaGTCCACAACAACAGCTTGAGTTTTCAGCATGGCAAATACACACGAGACTCCACTCTAATTCAAGGAGAATGTCGGCTGAGTGATGGCAGCCTTAGCCCTGACAGGCCCTTTGGTGAAACATCCTTGTCTGTACCACTTCATCCAACAAAGAGGCCAGCATCAAATCCACCCCCTATCAGCAACCAGGCGACAAAAG gcAAACGTCCAAAGAAAGGAATGGCAACTGCTAAACAGCGCCTTGGGAAAATCTTGAAGCTGAACCGGAATGGCCATGCACGCTTCTTTGTTTAA
- the KDM7A gene encoding lysine-specific demethylase 7A isoform X2: protein MAGAAAAAAAATPVYCVCREPYDVSRFMIECDICKDWFHGSCVGVEEHHAVDIDLYHCPNCAIFHGPSLMKKRRNWHRHDYTELDDGSKPVQAGTRTFVKQLRARSFPSADEVILKMHGSQLTQRYLEKHGFDVPIMVPKLDGLGLRLPPPTFSVLDVERYVGGDKVIDVIDVARQADSKMKLHNYIKYFTNPDRPKVLNVISLEFSDTKMSELVEVPDIARKLSWVENYWPDDSVFPKPFVQKYCLMGVQDSYTDFHIDFGGTSVWYHVLWGEKIFYLIKPTDENLALYESWSSSVTQSEVYFGDKVDKCYKCVVKQGHTLFVPTGWIHAVLTSQDCMAFGGNFLHNLNIGMQLRCYEMEKRLKTPDLFKFPFFEAICWFVAKNLLETLKELREDGFQPPSYLVQGVKALLTALKLWMKKELVTEHAFEIPDNIRPGHLIKELSKVIRSVEEENSKLVKTQGILGVCPTSRSLHETTSPHHSRRRVRKLRDHATKTPSNLDILELHTREVLKRLEMSPWEEDTASSKLNGRFNKPFQPSSTVPEWRTKDNDLRLLLSNGRIIRDERRPFTDRSLYTADSEDEDDRTRSKKTTVKVEDQPSGYEGEGNADTQKPLNMFFESVKSELRNGSSEYSDISDSEESEPDCTTQKDSSSEESESSGDEEKQEVTSNFKEESKVVRDFCQKTQKPSRNETPSKKECPTSTSTEEEAIQGMLSMAGLHYTTCLPGHTQSTDCTDRRTSLQEHGSYPRSRHKDRQPSQSHKIMECGRSVKEEEGDVGTSSWARHLNEASRITPPDTSRTQKYIKRESASEANHKVQENRSVVHNNSLSFQHGKYTRDSTLIQGECRLSDGSLSPDRPFGETSLSVPLHPTKRPASNPPPISNQATKGKRPKKGMATAKQRLGKILKLNRNGHARFFV, encoded by the exons tgaagaagaggaggaactgGCACAGGCATGACTACACGGAGTTGGATGATGGTTCCAAACCAGTGCAGGCTGGAACACGGACCTTTGTTAAACAGCTGCGGGCTCGCTCTTTCCCAAG TGCTGatgaagtaattttgaaaatgcatGGAAGCCAGCTGACACAAAGATACTTGGAGAAACATGGGTTTGATGTTCCCATTATGGTTCCTAAATTAGATGGTCTGGGGCTCAGACTTCCTCCGCCAACTTTCTCAGTTTTAGATGTGGAACGTTACGTAG GTGGTGACAAAGTGATAGACGTAATAGATGTAGCAAGACAAGCAGACAGCAAAATGAAGCTCCATAATTATATTAAGTATTTCACAAATCCTGACCGACCAAAAGTATTGAATGTGATCAGCCTGGAATTCTCAGACACCAA gatgtCTGAATTGGTGGAAGTACCAGATATTGCCAGAAAGCTTTCATGGGTGGAAAATTATTGGCCAGATGATTCTGTCTTCCCTAAGCCTTTTGTTCAGAAGTATTGCTTGATGGGTGTCCAGGACAGCTATACTGATTTTCATATCGATTTTGGAGGAACATCAGTTTGGTACCATGTTCTCTGG GGTGAGAAGATATTCTATTTGATCAAGCCCACTGATGAAAATTTAGCTCTCTATGAGTCTTGGAGCTCATCTGTCACCCAGAGTGAAGTGTATTTTGGGGACAAGGTTGACAAGTGTTACAAATGTGTTGTGAAGCAAGGACATACCTTATTTGTTCCAACAG GCTGGATTCACGCTGTGCTCACATCTCAGGATTGTATGGCTTTTGGAGGAAACTTTTTGCACAACCTCAATATTGGCATGCAGCTCAG GTGTTATGAAATGGAGAAGAGGCTAAAAACCCCGGATCTTTtcaaatttcctttctttgaagCCATCTGTTGGTTTGTGGCCAAAAACTTACTGGAAACATTGAAAG AACTGAGGGAAGATGGTTTTCAACCTCCAAGCTATTTAGTGCAAGGAGTGAAGGCTTTACttactgctttaaaattatGGATGAAAAAAGAA CTTGTAACAGAACATGCCTTTGAAATTCCAGACAACATTAGGCCTGGGCATCTCATAAAAGAGCTCTCAAAAGTGATTCGTTCTGTGGAG gaggaaaacagcaaaCTAGTTAAAACTCAGGGAATTCTTGGTGTGTGTCCAACTTCGCGGTCTTTGCACGAAACAACTTCCCCTCACCACTCCAGACGAAGGGTGAGGAAACTGCGAGACCACGCTACCAAAACTCCTTCTAATCTGGACATCTTGGAACTCCACACCAGGGAGGTACTGAAAAGGCTGGAGATGTCACCGTGGGAGGAG gATACTGCAAGCTCAAAACTGAATGGGAGATTTAACAAGCCCTTTCAGCCATCTTCTACAGTACCTGAATGGCGAACAAAAGACAATGATCTTCGCCTTCTGCTGTCAAATGGAAGAATAATTAG AGATGAGAGACGCCCATTTACAGATCGAAGTCTTTACACAGCAGATAGTGAGGATGaagatgacaggacaaggtcgaaaaaaacaactgttaaGGTTGAAGATCAGCCCTCAGGATATGAAGGAGAAGGGAATGCAGATACCCAGAAGCCACTGAACA tgtTCTTTGAAAGTGTGAAATCAGAACTCAGGAATGGATCCTCAGAGTACTCTGATATTTCTGATTCAGAAGAATCTGAGCCTGATTGCACTACACAG AAGGATTCCTCCTCAGAGGAGTCAGAAAGCTCAGGTGatgaagagaaacaagaagtAACATCAAATTTCAAAGAGGAATCTAAGGTCGTGAGAGACTTTTGtcaaaaaacccagaagccATCCAGAAACGAAACTCCCAGTAAAAA ggAATGTCCTACCTCGACAAGTACAGAAGAAGAAGCTATTCAGGGCATGCTTTCTATGGCAGGATTGCACTATACTACATGTTTACCAGGTCATACTCAAAGCACAGACTGCACAGATAGAAGAACCTCTCTTCAGGAACACGGAAGCTACCCCAGGAGTCGGCATAAAGACAGGCAGCCCTCTCAGAGCCACAAAATAATGGAATGTG GTCGGTCtgtgaaggaagaggagggagatgtGGGGACTTCATCATGGGCTAGACATTTGAATGAAGCTTCAAGGATTACCCCTCCg GATACAAGTAGAACTCAAAAATACATCAAGAGAGAGAGTGCATCAGAAGCCAACCATAAGgttcaggaaaacagaagtgtaGTCCACAACAACAGCTTGAGTTTTCAGCATGGCAAATACACACGAGACTCCACTCTAATTCAAGGAGAATGTCGGCTGAGTGATGGCAGCCTTAGCCCTGACAGGCCCTTTGGTGAAACATCCTTGTCTGTACCACTTCATCCAACAAAGAGGCCAGCATCAAATCCACCCCCTATCAGCAACCAGGCGACAAAAG gcAAACGTCCAAAGAAAGGAATGGCAACTGCTAAACAGCGCCTTGGGAAAATCTTGAAGCTGAACCGGAATGGCCATGCACGCTTCTTTGTTTAA